Genomic DNA from Orcinus orca chromosome 6, mOrcOrc1.1, whole genome shotgun sequence:
TGGGCCTCCGGATGCCCGTGGTGGTGCAGAGCATGTATATCTTTAAGGTGAGCTCCTCGTCCTCCCCAGGCCTCCATTtaccctctgtaaaatgggcacagtgCTCATACCAAGCCCTTCCTTACAAGGGCCACAAGCTGCCTCCCCGAGGAAGTATTATTAAGTTGGCGGGAGAACGTGAAAACCGGGTCTCCTCTGGTTAGGGCGTCTGGCACTTAGTTGGGGCTCAGTTAGGGTGCCGTGGAAGGAAAGGGGATCCCGGGGCTGCCTCCTCCCTTTGTTGGCTATTGAAATGCTCTGCTCCCAGCTTTCAAGGCCCAGCCcagtgccacctcctccaggaagccttccaacGCCCTTGAGAAGAGAGGACACATCGCTGATCCTGGAGCCCAGAGGCTTAATCGCTGGCCTGGGCCCCAGCCTCTCCCACTGCCCCTCACTTCTGCCTTGTGTTCTCGTTAGGGACGTGTGTGCTCAGACTGGGAGCTCCCTGCCAGACAGGGTGGCTTTTCTCTTTGCAGCCCtcctgggcctggcacatagtaggtgctcgatAGCTGGGTGCTGATGTGGAAGCCTTACAGATAAACACCTGTGGCGGGGGGAAGAGCATCCTACTCAGAGGACTCAgggcagcccctgcccctccccgctcTCCCTGGCCTCACCcggcccctcctctctcctgcagCAACCTCACTTGGGCGGCGAAGGTGAGCCAAGAGCAGGCTGGGGGCCAGCAAAGGCCCCGGCGGGAGATCTGGGACTTTAGTGGTTGTCAGGTCTCCAGAGGGAGGGAAGGCACCTGCCAAGATGTCCATAGACAAGAGCCTGGGCCAGCGGAGGAGAAGCCATCTTCTGCTGCTTCCTGAAAGACTGGATGCcggcgggtggggtggggtgggagggtggaggggggTGTCCTGGAGCCCTTGACCCAGTGGTTCCCGAACCTGGCAGCGACTCCTTGctggttaaaaatacagattcctgggccccttTCCCTGAGATCTTGAGTCAGGAGGGTGGCAAGGtcctgggaatctgtattttaccAAGTTCCCTGGAGGACTGATTCAGCATAGAAACTGCTGATCTGACTACAAAGCCCCTGGATACCCAGATACCCTTTCCAGCCTCCCTCATGGGTGATGATCCACTTCTCTCAAATACCTCCAGTGGCAGAGGGCTCACCACCCGTACAGGCAGCTCTTCCTTTCCTGACATGAGCTCAAGTCATTCCCCTTGTGAGGCCCCCTCGTCCCCACCATCCAGCCTGAGGACAGTCTCCTGAAGGGATGGCCACCCTCTCCCTGAGCCTTCTCTGCTCAGTCCAGCACCCCCAGCTCCTTCAGCCATTACTCCTCCAAATGGTTTGGGGCCCCCACCATTAGGACACCTTCATCTGGACACTGTCTGGATTGTCAAAGTCTGACTTAAACTTTGGTGCTCAGAAAGCACACAGTTCCCCAGGAAGGGATGAGGCGAGACTAGCACCCTCTTGTTGTTACAGACTAAGGTCCTCTGTTCAGCGGTTCTCCACCCTGCCTGGGCCCCAGCATCACGCAGGGGATGTTTACAATGTGGATGCTGGGTCCGTTTCCTGCTTCACACCCAACTTCCAAGTCTTAGCCCACTGGTGGCTTACACTGGACCATCTGGTGGCTGGAGGTGCTCTCGCTGGTTAAGGACGGCGGCTTGAGTTACCTGGCTGGAATTAAACGATTAGCAGCTGCTTTTCAGGCAGCGACTACAACATCAGGCCGTGGACTAAGCACTTTTCCTACACTGTCTCAGAATCCTCCAGCAACCTCGTGAGGTTAGGTTATCGTTGGGGCTGCTTTATGGTTTAGGAAATTGAAGCTTGAGAGGTGAAATCTCTTGCCCAGAGTCTCCAGGCCAGGAAGCAATGAGATTCTAACTACTCATGGGAAGGCTGGGCCTGGAGGGCCCTGGGAGGACCAGAGTGAGTAGAAACGAGGCCAAGGTGGGGTGAGGCCAGGCGCCTGATGCCCAGGCGGGCCTGCTGCAGTCTCCCCTCACCAGGACGCCTCCTTCCTGTATACGGAGCCTCTGGGCCGGGTGCTGGGCGTGTGGATTGCTCTGGAAGATGCCACGCTGGAGAATGGCTGCCTCTGGTTCATCCCTGGCTCCCACACAGGTGAGGCCAcctgcctctccctgcccacTCGTCCCCACCCCCAAGAGGGGAGGGACCCCGAATAAAGAGAAGCTAAAGTCCCCACCTTGGCCCGCAGGTGGAGTGTCGAGAAGGATGGTCCgggcccctgctggctcagcGCCTGGCACCAGCTTCCTTGGGACCGAGCCAGCCCAGGATAACAGCCTCTTTGTGCCCACACCGGTGCGGAGAGGTAGGGGGTGTGCAGAGGGGCCCGGAGGCCATGCCTGGGGGTCTGTGCTTGCTCTGACCAGCCAGCCCTCACCTGAGGGCTGGGAAGTCACTGCATGAGGGAAGGTAGGGCTGGGTGGGCACTGGGAGGTCTGAAAGCTGTGTGGTTGACAGCAGGGTCTCCCAGATCAGGCTGGAATCCAGACCCTGCTACTTCCCGGCTGTCTCCGTGAACAAAtgactgaacctctctgagcctcagtttccccaaacaTAAAGTAGGGAAGCCAGTGAGATGTCATATGTAAGATGGTGCACCACAAGTGCTCACAAATCCTGGCTGTCGGCACACCCTTCCTTTTAGAAAAGGGAAACTGAGCCCCAACTCTGCATTCCCGGCTGAGGCCCCAGCTGGCTGGCACAGGACAGAGAGCTTCTGTCTGGTTCTGCAAATGCCATGGAGGTGGATGCCCTTGCTGAGGCTTGCCAAGGGCACGGGCCACAGCGGAAGGGACTTGACCCCAGGGGAACCCATGTCCAACAGCACAGCCTCCGATGCTGGGGCAGACTCCAGGCCCCTGAGCCTCCGGGGATGGGAATGGGGATGAATAGCCCACGACACCGCTTAAGGGAGGGGCCGCCCACCATGTCCCTTCCTGCCTCGAGTGCGCTTTTGACTCGCTGTGTCCCTGCCAGGGGCCCTCGTCCTAATCCACGGAGAAGTGGTGCACAAAAGTGAGCAGAATTTCTCCGACTGCTCACGCCAGGCCTATACTTTCCACCTCATGGAGGCTGCTGGCACGGTCTGGAGCCCAGATAACTGGTAGGTGGCAGGGTGTGTGTGGGCCCCAGACAGCTCCCAAAgaggtcctggaggctgggagcaGTGCTACTAGCACCTCGAGGTCCTCTCCCCATCCTCTGCAGGCTCCAGCCGACAGCTGAGCTGCCCTTTCCCCCACTGTACACCTAAAGgccctctgagggcagggacGCCACCCCCTCTCGGGAGAAGCTGTGGGCCACCAACGCCAGCGCCTCAACCCACCGCCCAGCTGCAACGGGGAATTCGCATCTCTCCTCCAGGGCTTTCCTTCTGCTGGTGTCTGTGcagacaggcaggcaggagcagaaggctgggctgggtgccTTCCCCGAgatctgtctctgtctgtcccgACCCCAACACAACCTCCCCCTAGAGGCAGCCTCACGGCCATGAAAGGGTTCTGGCTGCCTCTCTGCCGGCTTCTCACTCGTCGTCTCCCCTCTCACATGGAACTCTTGGTCATTACGGTGGGAGACACTGAATAAAAAACACTTCCAAATGCAGCATCTTGATCCTTCTTTCCCAAGCAGCCTTCCTCTCAAGATGGGAACCCTGCTGAAAATCATCGCAGGtagcccagccctgcctggtgAGGTATGCACGGTGTTAATAACAGTGACATTTAGTGGGCATTCACGGTGCCAAGAGCTTTCTGTGCTTTATCACTGGATCCTCACCCCTTTCAGGTAGGTGctgtttacagatgagggagCTGACACATGGGAaggttaagtgacctgcccaagtcCCACGGCTCTTCAGGCGTTTGGCGAGGTCAGCCggatccggagcctgtgcttctaaCCTCTGTGCTCCGAGTTCTCCTTTCCTGGGGAGGGAAAAGACCAGAGCCTGGAATCTAGTCTGACATTCTGGTCCTGGCTCTGTGACCAACTCGATTTCCGGCCTCAGGCCAGGCCCTTCTCTCTGGGCCCATTTGGCCACCTGCACCATCAAGGGGCTGGACGAGGGCCTCCACAGGTCACTCCTGTTTGGACATGCTTGGCAGGCACCCAGAGCTGCAGGAACAACTACCAAATCTGAAACCTGCCTGGCGGGGGTCTGCTCAGAGGTTGCAAACTGGGGGCCACCAGCCGATTTCACAATGCAGAATTGTTTTGTCTGGGCCTCGGCATtttaaaacaaacgaacaaaaaacccacattttaaaattgggagaTTTCACGTAACAATTCAGGTTTCCAAGCTTCTTTGAATGAGCAGGTCAACAGCCCGGGGGCCTGTGGTCTAGCCTACGTACCACTGGCTGGAGCTGCCTTCTTACAGGCACACGTGCTCTCCGCTTCCCTTCCCTGTCCTCCTTCATTGCATTACCTGCCTGGCCTCAGCGGCCTTATGATTTTATGACCTTGACTTCCAACCCCCACCCTGTATGGGAACAAACCACCCAGGGAGTCAGTGGGGCAAAGCCAGCACTCATATACACTACACCCTAACATGGCGTTGCCTCCTTCAGCGAGCAGTCGCGGGGAGCCTGAGCCAAGGGAAGGGTTTGTTAAGGCTCCTTTGAGCCCAAAACCAATGTCGTAATACTCTCCGAGTGAAAGGGCTTGGCAGTGATGCTCAGGCAGAAGCAAGCTCCCAGAGCTGGGCTCCTGGCTTCCGGCCTTGGTGGGCCCAAGTTCTCACCTCTTCCTGCCTAGGCCCCTCCCTGTCAGGCTGGTGGCAAGTGGGGAGAACCCGGTCCAGCCTTGAGAAACCTGCTGTGCTCTCTTCTCACTGATGGGAAACGTTCATCCATTCAGCGAAGGTCTGCCGAgttcctgctgtgtgccaggctgtgCTGGCACTGGGGGATGCAGTGGGGAACCAGGGAGAGCTGGACTCTGCCCTCACAGAGAGCAAGGATGGGGCGtgcactgcccccctccccccgccccggaaGAGCGATCCTGAACTCTCAGTAAACTTCACCAGACCTTGCCTCTAATTTCTCGCCAAGAGAAGAGACCAACACAGGTGTGGACGTGACTGGAGGGTGAGAGGTCTCAGGAGGGACCCCCTGACAAGGACCCTGTGCTGTCCAGCCTGTCCTTCATCAGCACCACTCGGCCAGGCAGCAGAGGCCTTGAGGCAGGGTGGGGTTGGCTGAAACAGGCCCAGGATGGATCCTCTTCCTCCAGCCCTTCAAGGGACGCAACAAACAGATCCCATCTCTCCCCTTCAGCTCTTCCTAGCCCAAATGGGAGAAACCACATGCACTTGGCTATTTTCCTCTCGTAGTCTCCTCTGAATGAAGCCAGGGGAGTAGGGTCACTCTGGTCTCCAAGTACAACCCACATAACCCTTTGGTTTGCCTGGCTTTTTGCTGAGATGAGGACTGGCCTTGGGTAACAATGACACTTTCCCTCACTTACGTGACACCTCCGCACTTAAGGGCAGGCTCTGGGCTGGTCACCTCACACACGTCACTTCGCCAGAACCTCACGACACCCCGTGAGGTGCAGGCTCTTATTATTCCCATCTTGCAGACGTGAGAATTGAGGCCCAGGGTGATTAAGCAACTCACACCGTTAAGAAGTGGTTCAGCCAAGGATTCTGACCAGATGAGTCTGACACCAGAACCTGAAGTGTTAACCACTCTGCCCTACGGCCTCGTGTCCACTCTGGCCCCCCCGAGGACTGCAAGGTGAGGGGGGCCCTATGGCGCACTCAAGCTCTTTGAGCTGTTGCACTATCGGTTAagcctttttgctttttaaaatatcaggaaaACTAAACCCGGGAgtgctttgatttttattttaaatctcaaTCAACTGAAAAATTAAATCTGCTTCTCCCCTCCTGGCTCTTCAAGCCCAAGTGGCTGGCTGCCGTGGGGACCATTTGTCTTCCCCATGTCCCTGTTTCCTTCATCGCTGCTGCACAGCACCTAGGCCATCAGCAATATCAGGAGGTAGAGAGGCAAAAGGAGATTGTCTATCTGCGTAGTGTATGCTTCTAGGAGGGACACGGTGCTGATGGACCCCAAAATCCAAGCATAACTGTAGTTTAAGTCCACTCCACTGTCGAAGATTAAGATCAGAGCTACAGAAATGATCTGGGCAAATATAGATGTCATGGTCCCCTCAAAAGTCTTTTTAGTTCCAGGCCAGCGGATCTCCCCCATGGTGCTGCCGAATATGGAGGCCACAGTGTCGCCCACACCAACGGCCAGGACTCCTGCATAGGGGACTAGGGCCCTGGCTCCCCCTAGGCTACCCTTCTGTGTGCAGGGTCTGGGGACTAACCAAATGGGAAGAGACATGCCTAGGAGCAGGTAGATGTGGGTCAGGATGAGCGGTCCACTGTCTCGTTCGTCCAGGAAGAGGGACAGGAGGCTTCGCAGAGTGTGGCCCAGGGGCTTGATGCGGAAGTAGCGCACATACTCTAGGAAGACGAAGACCGCCAGACATACGGTGGCGGCCACGTAGAGCAGTGGCCGGTCCAAGATGATACCTGGGATGTAGGTGGCTACCACAATGAAGTGGAAATACTTCCGAGCAATGGTGGGGGCCTGGTGCTTCTTGGACTCGGAAGATGACCGCTTGGCATTCTGGTATAGCACCACCAGGCAGGCTAAGGTGGCCAGCAGAGACCAGTAGGCTAGGAGGTAGACTCGGGTCTCTGTCTGGAAGAGGAATTGAAAAAGCCACAGCAGGGGGTTCCTGCGGATGAGCCGGTGCAGCCAGGGCAGGACCACGCCGAGGCCCAGTACACAGGTCATGAGGTGGAAGAAGATGGAAGAGGCCCAGGTGCCTGAGTCCATGAAAACAAAGAGGGTGCTGAAGAAGATGCCCATGAGCACCATCCCTACCACCACTACCAGCAGGAAGAAGTCCAAGGGGTCCCCCTGGCTTTCCACCACAGTCAGAGAGCGCTTGATGAGCTGGTTGAGCACGAAGCTGATGCCACCCAGTACCAGCAGAGCCTCTCCAGGGGTGAAGCAGCGGGGCAGCAGATACAGCAGGATCATGTTGAGGTAGACAAAGATCAACAGGACCTCCAGGACCTCGATCACCTCGCCTACACTCAGCGAGTGCTTCAGGATATAAATGATGACACCTCCAGCCAAACCCGAGATGACACAGGTGTTGGTGGGCACTGGGCGAGTGATGCCCAGTGCCAGTACCGATGAGAAGAGGGCCACTGCCATGCCAGTGGCCGCCACCACAATTCCAAACCGCTCGAAGTATGGGTTCCCCGCAGCCTGGCAGCGCTCCTTCATAACCAGCCCGAGCAAAGGCATGACCACCGCGGCGGGCAGTAGGCCACTGTTTGCGGACATTCGAAACTGGAAGACAGCGCTTCCCTGCTGTAGCAGCCGGTCCCACTTGTACTGGACGTAGAAGGCCTGCACCGCGAGAGCCACGGCGCACCACGAGTATCGATCCCACACGGCCGCGTGGATGCTCAGCACCACTACGAACACCACTGCCGCCTCTGCCAGCACCGAACCGCTCAGCGGAGCCCCAGGCTCAGGGGCCGGGGAAGCGCACTCTCGGGTCATGTCTTCAGACCTGAGACTCCGGATAAACTGGGGTGACTAGGAACGCCCTGGACTCTGGGCCCTTTAATCCCCGCCAGGCAGACAGCGGTAGCTTCGCCCAGCCAGCACCTTCTCAATCCGTTCTCCAGCCGCGAGAAGGGAAGCTCTACTGTAGGCCACTCTCTGACGCCTGGGAGCTGGCGTCGGGCTGCCCTCCACCGCCTCACACCTATGGCGTAGACGTCGACCCTCGGCCGCCTCCCTCACAGCCTCGGCCGCCCTAGCCCGGAGTTCCTCACCTCTCTGAGAATCGCCATGTTGGCCCCGCCCCGGCGTCACGTGACGAAAAGCCCCGTCCACGCCCTGGAAGCGAGTGATCACGTGGGCGTGGCGTCTGGGGGCGGGGTtggagcgcgcgcgcgcgcgaaGATGGCGGCGGCCGCCGGCGATCCGTGTGTGAGGTGCGGAGCGGGCCGAGTCGGCGGGCGTGACTGTGAGGCGCGGGGTCGAAGCCGAGCGGAAGCGGGGCGGGAATTGGGGGCTAGATGTGGCAGCAGTGGCTGGGCGAAGGCCGGCTAGGTGGACGGGCTCCGGGACGGGAGGCGGTTACAGCCAAACGGTCCCCGCGCGCGGGGGTCTGAGGTGACTTCTCCAAGAGGGGGGCCGGTGCCTCACCACTTCCCTGGACTCCGGCCTCCTGTCTCCCTACCCggtccctttcccttcctcccctctcccctcggCGAGTCCCTcggcgcccccctcccccccacctcgcTTCCTGTGCGGCGTGACGCTCCCTCGAGGCGAGACTCGGCGCTTCGCGGTCGCCCGGGGGAGCCCCTACCCGGGCCCCGCTGCAGCCTCCTGTGCCCGGCCCGGCGGCGCTCCCCAGGTTACCCCCTGTGCCCTCGTTGGGATGTCTGTTTCGGGCGTCGCCGAGCCACCTCCTGGCCGTTTCAGCCCTCTTTCGTCGCTCAGCCTTTCATTCATCCCATCCGTCTAGTCGTTTTCTCATGCATCGATTCCGTCAGCGGACATCCCAGGCGCCGTACTGGGTTTTGGGGACgggaagagaaaatattaaaaaagaaaaagacagttcTTGCTAGCGTACAGGCGCACTAGCGCCAGACACTGGCGACGCGCTTTCTTTTATCCGTGTTATCTTCTTGAACTCCCACAACTCCGGGAGGCACCCTGTAATTTACAGATGACTCACAAACCCAGCTCCGAACGGGCTGCGTGTCCGACTCCGAAGCTTTAACCGGATCGCCACACTTGCATCTCGCACTTAGCAGCCTGAAGTGTTTTTCCTTTCCAGCCTCCCGCCTAACCGTCCCTGTCACTTCTTGCTCCCTGTGCCGGCAGTGGTTCCCCACTTTTTTGTCTTGATCACTGCTGTAGCCTCAACACCCAGAAGAGCATGTAACAGGCTCTCGGTAAATGTTTATTCCGTTTGCCATTTCCTTCATCTCTCCGCTCTAGCGAGGTTTTCTTCTTGGGAATTTCCATGGAACTCTCCGAACCTTGTGAGGaccttttttgctttttctttctctgctgtttCGTGTCAGCTCTTCTGTCGGGCAGCATTGTGGTCGCTGTGCTCTCCTTTTCTTAGGCTTATCTTACAGCCATTGTGGAGCTTGGGTAAAGTTTAGCTCCTGCAGGGCAAGGCGCGTTCTTAATGAAAGAGGACAAGGGAAGGAAAGCTGTTAGTTTGCCTGAAAGATGCTCTCTTCATCCTGGAGAACCTACCAAACTCATACCTGAAGGTGGAAGAAATGACACTAGGATTTCTAGGCACTGCTTTGCTCATAGCTTGTTTTAGGAgcgatctttttttcttttcttttttttcccctttcctttctatTTGTGTTGGAAGGCATGCTATAATGATTGGGATTATACTGAACAGCAGCCTTCTGTTTGAAATGCTTAGAGGTCTGAACTAAGAAGAAACTTAAATTCTATTCCTGGTGCCTACTGATTTGCAGATGACCACAGACAGGCCACCTTACATATGAGTCTGTTTCTCCAAATGAGAATCGTTTTCAGAGCAGTATTGAGGTGGCTGTGAAGCATGTATGTTAATATGAGTTGGCACTAATCA
This window encodes:
- the PHYHD1 gene encoding phytanoyl-CoA dioxygenase domain-containing protein 1 isoform X1 produces the protein MAYLSPLQLQKFQEDGFLVLEGFWSADECVAMQRRIGEIVAEMDVPLHCRTEFSTQEEEQLRAQGSTDYFLSSGDKIRFFFEKGVFDEKGNFLVPPEKSINKIGHALHAHDPVFKCVTHSPKVQALARSLGLRMPVVVQSMYIFKQPHLGGEVSPHQDASFLYTEPLGRVLGVWIALEDATLENGCLWFIPGSHTGGVSRRMVRAPAGSAPGTSFLGTEPAQDNSLFVPTPVRRGALVLIHGEVVHKSEQNFSDCSRQAYTFHLMEAAGTVWSPDNWPSEGRDATPSREKLWATNASASTHRPAATGNSHLSSRAFLLLVSVQTGRQEQKAGLGAFPEICLCLSRPQHNLPLEAASRP
- the PHYHD1 gene encoding phytanoyl-CoA dioxygenase domain-containing protein 1 isoform X3, with protein sequence MAYLSPLQLQKFQEDGFLVLEGFWSADECVAMQRRIGEIVAEMDVPLHCRTEFSTQEEEQLRAQGSTDYFLSSGDKIRFFFEKGVFDEKGNFLVPPEKSINKIGHALHAHDPVFKCVTHSPKVQALARSLGLRMPVVVQSMYIFKQPHLGGEVSPHQDASFLYTEPLGRVLGVWIALEDATLENGCLWFIPGSHTGGVSRRMVRAPAGSAPGTSFLGTEPAQDNSLFVPTPVRRGALVLIHGEVVHKSEQNFSDCSRQAYTFHLMEAAGTVWSPDNWLQPTAELPFPPLYT
- the PHYHD1 gene encoding phytanoyl-CoA dioxygenase domain-containing protein 1 isoform X2; the encoded protein is MAYLSPLQLQKFQEDGFLVLEGFWSADECVAMQRRIGEIVAEMDVPLHCRTEFSTQEEEQLRAQGSTDYFLSSGDKIRFFFEKGVFDEKGNFLVPPEKSINKIGHVSPHQDASFLYTEPLGRVLGVWIALEDATLENGCLWFIPGSHTGGVSRRMVRAPAGSAPGTSFLGTEPAQDNSLFVPTPVRRGALVLIHGEVVHKSEQNFSDCSRQAYTFHLMEAAGTVWSPDNWPSEGRDATPSREKLWATNASASTHRPAATGNSHLSSRAFLLLVSVQTGRQEQKAGLGAFPEICLCLSRPQHNLPLEAASRP
- the PHYHD1 gene encoding phytanoyl-CoA dioxygenase domain-containing protein 1 isoform X5, coding for MAYLSPLQLQKFQEDGFLVLEGFWSADECVAMQRRIGEIVAEMDVPLHCRTEFSTQEEEQLRAQGSTDYFLSSGDKIRFFFEKGVFDEKGNFLVPPEKSINKIGHVSPHQDASFLYTEPLGRVLGVWIALEDATLENGCLWFIPGSHTGGVSRRMVRAPAGSAPGTSFLGTEPAQDNSLFVPTPVRRGALVLIHGEVVHKSEQNFSDCSRQAYTFHLMEAAGTVWSPDNWLQPTAELPFPPLYT
- the DOLK gene encoding dolichol kinase codes for the protein MTRECASPAPEPGAPLSGSVLAEAAVVFVVVLSIHAAVWDRYSWCAVALAVQAFYVQYKWDRLLQQGSAVFQFRMSANSGLLPAAVVMPLLGLVMKERCQAAGNPYFERFGIVVAATGMAVALFSSVLALGITRPVPTNTCVISGLAGGVIIYILKHSLSVGEVIEVLEVLLIFVYLNMILLYLLPRCFTPGEALLVLGGISFVLNQLIKRSLTVVESQGDPLDFFLLVVVVGMVLMGIFFSTLFVFMDSGTWASSIFFHLMTCVLGLGVVLPWLHRLIRRNPLLWLFQFLFQTETRVYLLAYWSLLATLACLVVLYQNAKRSSSESKKHQAPTIARKYFHFIVVATYIPGIILDRPLLYVAATVCLAVFVFLEYVRYFRIKPLGHTLRSLLSLFLDERDSGPLILTHIYLLLGMSLPIWLVPRPCTQKGSLGGARALVPYAGVLAVGVGDTVASIFGSTMGEIRWPGTKKTFEGTMTSIFAQIISVALILIFDSGVDLNYSYAWILGSISTVSLLEAYTTQIDNLLLPLYLLILLMA